GCCCAGACCTGGCGGTTTACGTGCTCTGTTGCACACCCGCACCATCGTAGACTAACGCATGAGAACGTCCAGCTCCGCCCCCATGCCTCTGGTCGCCCGGAGGACGGTCTCGATCTGCCCCATGCCCAGCGCCGTCTGCTCCTGGCAGGCGAGCAGCGAggcgaccttgacgacgttCTTGATCTCCCGCCCGTTCAAGGGCAGCCTCGCCAGGCGCGTGAAGGACTCGTCCCCCAGGGAAGCGGCCgtggcgccgcggccgtcgtcccGTTCTGAGATGGAGAGGGAGCGTGCGACGAACTGCCGCCAGATGtgctccttggccgccgcgtcgaggtCCGGGTAGTGGAGCGTTAGGTGGATCCTGCTCTGGAACGCCCGGTCGATGGAGTCGGCGCGGTTCGTGGTCATGATGAGGATGCCGCGGTGGTACTCGAGGAGTCTATCAGTTGGGTTTGCAGGTTTTTGGTCAGCCTTTTCCCCTGAGGAAAACTTTTACTCTTGGAGTCTCGCAAAGTGAAATGTtgcagaaaaagaaaaaaacgacagaagggggaaaaggggggggggaccaaaaagaaaaaaccccTACCGGAGGAACACGGCGACAATCTCGTTATGGGCCAGCGCGTTCGCCGAGCGCTCCTGGAGGAAGACGTCGCACtcgtcgaagaggaggacgccgtTCCACTTCTCCGTCAGCTCGAGAACCTCCCGCAGgcgctgctcgacgccgcggctcgcctcgcccagctcgccggcgcTGAGGACGTACAGCGGCTTCCGCAGCTTGTcggccacggcctcggccgtcagcgTCTTGCCGACGCCCGGGTTGCCGGTCAGGAGCATGACGATGCCCCGGCCTTTCCCCTCGATGACGTCGTCAAaggtgttgttgctgcccCGCTTGGCCTGCCCGTCCACGAAGGAGAGGATCAGGTTCTTGTAGCCGCCCGGGAGCATCAGGTTCGGGAAGGCGGCGTCGTTGAaggcgacctcggccacgtCGGCCACCCGGAACTCGGCCCAGCGCTTGAGCTTGAGGGAGTAGCCCTTGACAGTGGTGTTGCAGATGAGCAACTGCGCGTCCGTGAGGGCGGGGACTTTAATAGACACGGACGAACACGGGTCAGCTATGCGTTAAGAAATGAAAAAAAGGGGGCGAGCTGTTGTCGGGAAAACCACTGACTGGATCCCGGTTTCTCCTCTGCCTGTACCGGTCCATCTCCGACGTCGATCTGTTTTCTCTGCgtcccgtcctcgtcccggagATCCCGAATaggcctgggcctgggcctAGAGAATGTCGTGGCGATTGAAGACCTGgttctgttgttgtcgctgTTGTGTGCGTCGTCCTGGACGTCGATCTTAGGCGTCAGCGACTCCGAGAGGGGCGCGAGCTCCTCCTTTGCGTTGTTGGCGTGGAAGTAGGACGCGGCATCGACGATGatgcggccgtcgacctgtGTGTATCTCGATGTTACAGTCTGGAACGTCACGATCTATCCTCGAACTCAAGCCGGGTATGCGACTCACGTGGCGCGGTGTGGCCGTCCGGCTCTTGACGCGTGCCATCCCGGAGTAGGCCTTGTGGTGGAAGCCGCCGAGTGCGTAAAACCGCCGGCCCCGGAGagttgcctcggcctcggccgtctgctGGGACCCGTGGAAGCGCGCCGGGTAGATGCCGAGCTTGTTGATCTCGCAAGTGCCGTCAAACGGAGGGATGTGGATGCCGGCCTTAGCATACCCGAACCGGGACCCGTCCCAGTCGATGAAGCGCACCATGACGCCCACCGGGCCTAGTTGGCTCTCGGTGCAGCCGTCAACGAGGAAAAACcgctcgtcgccgtcttcccTAGCGACAGCGAGCGTGCCGGGCTCGAAGAGCGCCCAGAGGAGGGAGTGCGTGATGACgccgtggccgacgaggtcgtcgatctcggcaAAGGTGGCCCCGAAGTGCCGGCTGAGCGTGTCGTAGAGGAGCTGCGTGtacgccgcggcggccgggtcgtcACGCCTCTGCCGGTCCAGGATCGCGCCGAACCGCTTCCAACGGTAGTAAAAGGGGCGGAACGGCGACCGGAAGACAACCTTCTTGAGGGACGGGGTAATCCCCTGGAACCCCTCGAACAGCTCGCCGAGGGTCCTTTTGAGGGAGGCGctctggacgacgagggagTCGAGGGCCAGGGGCTccccgtcgccctcgccgccgtcgtggttGCGGCGCATCCGCGCGACGAGGGCCTTTTGCTTGACCGCGGGCCCcgcctcgaccttgacctgCAAGTCCTTGGGGTACTCCTCCACCCAGTTCCTGCAGCACTCGCATCTTCGCTTACCTTCGTAGAGCGTCTGCGTGGCGCACTCGGAGCCGACTTCAGCCCCGGCGGTATCGTTGGGGACCGGCGCGGGCGGCTCGGCGTGGGACGGGAGCATCATATCTTCCGCGCGGCAGATCGGCGCATTCGAAATCGCCGACTTTTCTGAATCTAAGCCCATTGAATAGCCTTTGAATTGGGATGTGTGTGATTGTGGCTGGAAACTTGACAAGATGATGTTGTGTTGATGTTaatgttgatgttgatggtaAGGTGTGGGTCTATTTACTCTTGTCATCAAAGCAGCAAGATAAAGCTTTTTTAAACAAGCATAGCTAGCATAGATGACGACTTTAAGCCTTCATTACATCGCCGAGAAAGGAACTTTAGGTTTTTCACACCAAAGAATAAGCAGCAAGGTTGTGCAAGGGAAGCAGGAAAGGGACTTCTGATAGGAGccccctcgtcgccttggACGCCAagcaaggccatcgagccGCTGGCCAACGATAGGTTGTTTGCGCCACGCTCTAGGCTTCAGCTGCATAAACAAAGTGCAATACCTACTTATTTGACTCATCCTGGTGGGGAAGAATATACCTACCTGCCTTGCTTCTAATGCCTGAGGTCCTACTGTAGAGGGGCAGAAGCTGGCTGCGCCACACCTGTGCGTGAGACATTGTCAAGGATCATAAGAGTCACAGGCTCAATCGGGCTTCTATGACTGTTTTGGCGTAGAAGGATGCATTCAGGCCCTTGAACAGACTTGCGTGGCTCCTTGCGTTACTTGGATCTTAGGATTGCGTTCAAGCCTGAAGCAGGGCCAGCCGCCCATCAAGGAAAGGCTATCGAGGGGAGACTTGCGTCGCTTGGACCAACTACCAAAGTAGAAAACTGCGAGTCCGATAGTCATTGGGCGGTTTCCTGGAGGATGTTGACCTGTTATTTTGGAACGCCGGACACGAG
The DNA window shown above is from Colletotrichum destructivum chromosome 2, complete sequence and carries:
- a CDS encoding Putative AAA+ ATPase domain, ATPase, AAA-type, core, producing the protein MGLDSEKSAISNAPICRAEDMMLPSHAEPPAPVPNDTAGAEVGSECATQTLYEGKRRCECCRNWVEEYPKDLQVKVEAGPAVKQKALVARMRRNHDGGEGDGEPLALDSLVVQSASLKRTLGELFEGFQGITPSLKKVVFRSPFRPFYYRWKRFGAILDRQRRDDPAAAAYTQLLYDTLSRHFGATFAEIDDLVGHGVITHSLLWALFEPGTLAVAREDGDERFFLVDGCTESQLGPVGVMVRFIDWDGSRFGYAKAGIHIPPFDGTCEINKLGIYPARFHGSQQTAEAEATLRGRRFYALGGFHHKAYSGMARVKSRTATPRHVDGRIIVDAASYFHANNAKEELAPLSESLTPKIDVQDDAHNSDNNRTRSSIATTFSRPRPRPIRDLRDEDGTQRKQIDVGDGPVQAEEKPGSIPALTDAQLLICNTTVKGYSLKLKRWAEFRVADVAEVAFNDAAFPNLMLPGGYKNLILSFVDGQAKRGSNNTFDDVIEGKGRGIVMLLTGNPGVGKTLTAEAVADKLRKPLYVLSAGELGEASRGVEQRLREVLELTEKWNGVLLFDECDVFLQERSANALAHNEIVAVFLRLLEYHRGILIMTTNRADSIDRAFQSRIHLTLHYPDLDAAAKEHIWRQFVARSLSISERDDGRGATAASLGDESFTRLARLPLNGREIKNVVKVASLLACQEQTALGMGQIETVLRATRGMGAELDVLMR